CGGCCCGTCCGTTCGCATCCGTCCTGGCGGTGGCCGTGGACAGCGCACCGATGGCGACCGTGACCGCCTGGTTGGCCGCCTGCGCGCCCTGCAGGCGCACTTCGCCGGCGATGCGCCCGTCCGGCTTGAGCGTCAGCGTGGCGTCGTCGATGAAGGTGGCCGGCGTGCGGATCAGTCGCACCGGCCGGGTGATGCCGCCGTACAGGTCCCAGTCGGTGATGAAGGTGGGGATCGACTGCGCGTCGTGCGTGGAATCGACGCCGACGGTCAGCCGGTTGTCGCCCTCCTTCAGCGCGTCCGTCACTTCCAGCACGAACGGCGTGAATCCGCCTTCGTGCCGGCCGATCTCCTTGCCGTTCAGGTAAACGTAGGCCTTGTAGTTGACGGCCTCGAAGCGCAGGAACGCGCGCTCGCCCTCCCTCGCCGGTGCCTTGAACTTGCGCTGGAACCAGACCAGGCCGTCGTAGTAGCGCATCTCCGGCGTGGCCGCATTCCACGCGCCCGGCACGGCGATCCGCGGCCCCCGGTCCATGTCGAATTCGTAGAAGTCGGTGGTGCCGCGCGCTTCCTCGGTCGCCACGTCCAGGTCGCGGTAGCGCTGCATGCGCGACTTGGCGACCCAGCCGTTGATGTCGGTCAGGCCGGTCCGGTACAGGTCCTTTGAATACGTCCATTGCCCGGAGAGGTCCTGGCTGTCGCGCGACAGCGCGCCGGTCAGCAGGAAGGCCGGCCGCAGTTGCGTAGCCGCATTTGCAGCCGAACCCGCGGCGGAAAGCGCCGTGGAAGGCAACTCCGCAGCGGCCACGCCGGACGCCGCGCATCCCGCCACCACGAGCAGGGCAAGCACAAGTTTTTTCATCGTTTCTCGATTCACGTAAAAATCAGGGCACCAGGCCAGCGGCGCGGGCGGCTTCATCCAGGGTATCGCCGACCAGCGCCAGGTGCTGGATCGCGGCCAGGCCCCATTGCGCCGAGCCGTTGGTACTGATGTCGGGCATTTCATCGAGCGGGCGCAGCACGGCGGGGCCGTCGATGCGCCGCGGAAGCGCCGGTCCGCGCTTCAGCTCGCCGGACTGGAGGAATTCGCGCCACGCGCGCAGCGCCAGCGTCCGGTCGCGTTCCTGGAACGCGGCATACGCGGTCATCCGCGAGTTGGTCTCGCTCATGCCGCGCCCGCCGGGGTCGCGCCCCAGCAGCGCCACGATCTCCTCCTTCGGGGCGTTGTACGTGCGGCAGTACCGCAGCCACGCCTTGCGGTACGCGGGCACGTCGACCAGCGTCAGCAACTCGGAATTCATTTCCACCACGCCGAACACGCCGTTCAGGTTCGAAAACCCGGGATTGTCGCCGGGGCCGATGAACCTGCCCGTCCGGTGGTCGTACGGGGCCGCGGACGTGAACCACTGCCACTTCAGCGCCGCGATGGTCTCCATGCCGTTGACGATCCTGTCGCGCCAGCGCGTGTCGCCGGTGCGCTCCCACTCGGCCAGCCAGGCGGCGATCAGCGAGCCCCACACGGTGCCGAACGACGCGACGACATGCTGGCTGTCCGGCGTGCCGGGCTGCTTCGCCAGCTTGCGCGAGATGTCCACCTTGGCCAGGTCCGCGTCGGAATCGAGCAGTTCGCGCATCAGGTCGCCCACCCGCTCGTCGGCGGTCAGGAAGTAATAGATGCGCCGGTATGCGGCATTCGACACGCGCGGCTGCTTCGACGAGTCCGACCAGTGCTGCACGCCGTGCCGCGTGCCGAATCCCTTGAAGCGGCCCTGGTGGTACACGTCCACCTCGCCCGTGTGGCGGGTCATCGCCTCGGCGAAGCGGAACAGGTCGGCCCGGCCGGTGCGCAGGTAGCTGTACCACAGCCACAGGTCGGTCGACAGCTCGGAGTTGTCCCATGCGTAGCCGCCGATATCGTAGCGCCACATGTGGCGGTCGGCGTCATAGGCATGCATCACGTCGCCGTACGACCAGAAGCCGTACCAGCGATGCTGTTCGGCCTCGCGCAGGTACTGGTCCAGTTGCGCCGCGAGCCGGTCCTCGACCAGCCTGCGGGCAGGCGTGCCGGTGTCGACCGGGTCCCAGTCGCCGAACACGCCGCACCCGTGGATGCGGGCCGGCGCCAGCACCAGCCGCGCCGGGTTGGCCACCTGCCCGGCCATGGCGGACAACGTCTCGTGCGACGGCGTGCCACCCAACACCCACAGCTGCAGTTCGGACGTGCGCGCCACGCCGGCCGCCGCGTCCCAGCCCGCCTCGTAGTCCTCGTAGGTGATGTTCAGGCCGGCGATCTGCTTCTCGTGCGTGTCCATGCCGTCCTCGCCGCGGTAGGAGCGCATGTCCATCGCGGGCGCCGAGGGCGACCACAGCCAGGCCGTCACGTCCGCCATCGCGGTGGCGGCGTTGCGCACGTCCAGCCGCACCGGCGCGCGCTGCCAGAAATCCTTCAGGCCCAGCGCCACCCCGCCCGCGGCCCCGCCGGCGTACAGCAAGCCCTTGGAACGGGTGCCGGCGTTCGCATCGATCCAGGCGCGGCCCGGCTGCGTGCGTTTCTTCAGCGTGAAGCCGTCCGGCGACAGCTGCGACAGCGAAAAGTCGCCCCACTCCGGAATCCACCGCAGGCCGTCCTGGACGGGCTTGGCCATGCCGGCAAGCGGCGGCAGCGCCTTGCCCGCCACCTGGGCATCCCTGAATGCCTGCCCGGGGTCGCGCCGCAGGCCCGTAACCGGCCGCACCGCCTCGCCCCACACGCCGGCGCCCTCGCCGGCAAACCGGATATGCCGGTCGACGGTCCGGTCGGTCATCGGCACCTGCGCGGTCACGCCCAGCCCGCGGATGAAATCCTTCTCCGGCGCGCCGTCGTAGATGAACGAATGGACGATGCGCACGCTATCCGACCCGGCGTAGAAGTACAGGCGCACCGAGAACGGCAGCCAGTCGCGCCCGCCGCCGGTGTGCAGTCCGTCGAGTTTGACCACCGCGCGCACGGGCCCGGTCTGTTCGACCGTTGCCTTCGTGACCTTGCTCGTGAACGGCTGCTGCGAAACGCTGCCGGCGCCTTCCGGCTCCGGGCCGTCCTGGCGCAGCGCGACCAGCTTCAGGTTCTGCATCGTGACCCGGCCGGCGCGGGCCGCGCTGGCGACCAGGTACTCGCCGGAAGCCGGCACGGTCCACACGAGCTCCCCGGCGGTGACCACGATCCGCCCTGCCGCCTGGCGCACCGATACCGTGCCGCCGCCGGAACCGCCGGCCTGGATGTCCCAGCCGTCGGCCGGCGTGCCGCCCGCGACCGCATGCGCCGTCCATTTCAGCGAACCGTCCGGCCAGTATGCCAGCGGCCACGATTGCATGGCCGGGCCGCCGGCGCCCAGCGTGAAGTCGAGCCGTTTGCCCGACGGCAGGCGCAACGTGCCGCGCGGCCATGGCACGCCGAGCGTGGCGCCGTCGAAACGGGCCGGCGGCTTGCCGTCCAGCCAGCGCAATGCGGTGCCGGACACCGGCGCGGACTTACCGCCGGCATTCGCGGTCACGGCCCCGGCCAGGCCGGGCAGCGAGGACAGCATTGATGCGGCCGCGGCCGATTGCAGGAAGCGCCTGCGCGAGGTGGGGCAGATGGACATGGGTCTCCGGCGCGAACCGACTTGCCGGCGGCCGCCGCCGGCAAGTCGTCGCTAATATATTAGTGTGCGGGACGATGGTACCCGGCTGTGTTCGCCGCTGTCCATCGCCGGGCGGAATCGATCAGGCTGTTGATCGCCGGAGGGGGCCGGCGCATGCGCCGGCAAACGCATGCGCCGGCAAACGCATGCGCCGGCGAAATGCACGGGTCGGCGAATTGCATTCCCCGGCCAAGCGCATGCGCCGGCAACCCGACTGTGGCGGGCTGTGGACACGCCGGTCCCGCCGGCTCTTTGCTTGCGAGCCGCACGGGCGCACAATGGCCGTGAACGCGGGCACGCGGGAACTGAGGGAGGCAGCGATGACGACGGTGGCACGTTTGCTGGACCGGCTTGCCGAAAGCGGCCGCGGCCTTATTTTCCTGGTCAACCTGAAAGACACCCTCGACAGCGGCTTCGACGCGGCGCCGCTGCGCGAAGTGTGCCGCGAGCTGGCCGCCGCGATGGCGGGCACGCCGGATGCCAGCCCGACACCGGACGAACTGGTGGAAGACCTGGGCGGCCGCTGCGTGAGCCGCGGCTTCTGGCGCCACTCCACCGAGCCGCTGCTGCAGCCGAACGGCGCGGCACCGTGGACGGTGCTGTCCCGCGTCACGACCTACGGCCGCTTCTTCACGTCCGTGATGGACCGCCGGCCGGGCGCGCCGCGGCTGGCGGTGCCGGCGCCTGCCGAGCTGGGCGCCGGGTGCCGGTCCGAGATCCGGCCGGAAGACGTGCCGGCCGTGCAGGACTATGTGGACAGCGGGCGCTGGAAGGACGACGTCGACAGCGGCAAGGTGCGCTTCGGCGGCCATTGCGTGTGGGTGGCGCCGCAGCGGGAACTGATCCGCCGGCAACGGCACGTGCGCAAGCCCGTGCCCGACTATTACCGCGACATCATCGGCCTGTCGCACCTGATGCCGGGCCACCACCTGATCCGGCTGGACCTCGACCTGGACGCCTGGACAGGTGGCACGCGGGTGCTGCGCCGCCGCCCCCACGGCGCGTGCAACGGCGGGCCGCGCTTCCGCATGACCTACGACGGCCCGGTGTGCAGCGGCAACTGGGGCCGCACGGTGAACCTTGCCGTGGTGGCGCAGTACCGCAACGCGAGCCTGAACGGCGTGCCGGAAATGGTGATGGAGCCCTTCACGGTGCCGCTGGCCGCCGTTACCGCGCAATATCTCGGCGAGGTGCGCTCGAAACCGGAAACCAACGACGGATATTTCCTCAGGCGGATGACGCCGGAACCGATCGACCGCATCGTCCGCGCGCTGGCGGAGGCCCTGTCATGACCCGCCGCTGCCTGCC
Above is a window of Pseudoduganella dura DNA encoding:
- a CDS encoding exo-rhamnogalacturonan lyase family protein produces the protein MSICPTSRRRFLQSAAAASMLSSLPGLAGAVTANAGGKSAPVSGTALRWLDGKPPARFDGATLGVPWPRGTLRLPSGKRLDFTLGAGGPAMQSWPLAYWPDGSLKWTAHAVAGGTPADGWDIQAGGSGGGTVSVRQAAGRIVVTAGELVWTVPASGEYLVASAARAGRVTMQNLKLVALRQDGPEPEGAGSVSQQPFTSKVTKATVEQTGPVRAVVKLDGLHTGGGRDWLPFSVRLYFYAGSDSVRIVHSFIYDGAPEKDFIRGLGVTAQVPMTDRTVDRHIRFAGEGAGVWGEAVRPVTGLRRDPGQAFRDAQVAGKALPPLAGMAKPVQDGLRWIPEWGDFSLSQLSPDGFTLKKRTQPGRAWIDANAGTRSKGLLYAGGAAGGVALGLKDFWQRAPVRLDVRNAATAMADVTAWLWSPSAPAMDMRSYRGEDGMDTHEKQIAGLNITYEDYEAGWDAAAGVARTSELQLWVLGGTPSHETLSAMAGQVANPARLVLAPARIHGCGVFGDWDPVDTGTPARRLVEDRLAAQLDQYLREAEQHRWYGFWSYGDVMHAYDADRHMWRYDIGGYAWDNSELSTDLWLWYSYLRTGRADLFRFAEAMTRHTGEVDVYHQGRFKGFGTRHGVQHWSDSSKQPRVSNAAYRRIYYFLTADERVGDLMRELLDSDADLAKVDISRKLAKQPGTPDSQHVVASFGTVWGSLIAAWLAEWERTGDTRWRDRIVNGMETIAALKWQWFTSAAPYDHRTGRFIGPGDNPGFSNLNGVFGVVEMNSELLTLVDVPAYRKAWLRYCRTYNAPKEEIVALLGRDPGGRGMSETNSRMTAYAAFQERDRTLALRAWREFLQSGELKRGPALPRRIDGPAVLRPLDEMPDISTNGSAQWGLAAIQHLALVGDTLDEAARAAGLVP